The following coding sequences are from one Acidobacteriota bacterium window:
- the holA gene encoding DNA polymerase III subunit delta: protein MAARPSGEPFPRNCVLWATDPRLMEREADAWCAFWGEGDGVATLSGPDTAPATLLGELRSVPLFRSVQPVRVRNAQAVGGETLQVLADYLKNPSPSAALLLEVAADLGKKDRQGNLDLRHLKNTGLWKDLLAAAAVKSCQPPNLRAYARDRVKSEGMRITDEALEALDEWAHGELALVVRALDLLLLYKREERVVEAADLQALLGSGGTPHHWEVLDAWLAGDAKAFVRRLDGLRRDPDAEPLGLLGMAAKQMRGLLYLQAIRAEGGNPRSVPHKELGYVHTVQVQKLAGALDKWPEARIRQVLNRLFELDLALKGAPGDPWGHVQRVLLRTMVRAAASPP from the coding sequence GAGGCGGATGCCTGGTGCGCCTTCTGGGGCGAAGGGGACGGGGTCGCCACCCTGAGCGGTCCGGACACCGCGCCGGCGACCCTCCTGGGGGAACTTCGGTCCGTCCCCTTGTTTCGGTCCGTTCAGCCGGTGCGGGTTCGAAACGCCCAGGCCGTAGGGGGCGAGACCCTCCAGGTTCTGGCCGATTACCTGAAGAACCCGAGCCCGTCGGCCGCCCTTCTCCTCGAGGTCGCCGCCGATCTGGGGAAGAAGGACCGCCAGGGGAACTTGGACCTCAGGCATTTGAAAAACACCGGTCTCTGGAAGGACCTCCTGGCCGCCGCCGCGGTCAAGAGCTGCCAACCTCCCAACCTGCGGGCCTACGCCCGCGACCGGGTCAAGTCCGAGGGCATGCGCATCACGGACGAGGCCCTCGAGGCCTTGGACGAATGGGCCCACGGCGAACTGGCCCTGGTCGTCCGAGCCCTGGACCTCCTTCTCCTGTACAAGCGGGAGGAGCGGGTCGTGGAGGCCGCGGACCTTCAGGCCCTTCTCGGTTCGGGAGGCACGCCGCACCATTGGGAGGTGTTGGATGCGTGGCTCGCGGGCGACGCCAAAGCCTTCGTCCGCCGGCTCGATGGGCTGCGCCGCGACCCAGACGCCGAGCCCCTGGGTCTCCTGGGCATGGCGGCGAAGCAGATGCGCGGGCTCCTATACCTCCAGGCGATTCGGGCGGAGGGTGGGAACCCGCGGAGCGTTCCTCACAAAGAGCTCGGCTACGTTCACACCGTTCAGGTCCAGAAGCTCGCCGGCGCGCTCGACAAGTGGCCGGAGGCCCGGATCCGCCAGGTCCTGAACCGCCTGTTCGAACTGGATCTGGCCTTGAAGGGTGCGCCGGGGGACCCGTGGGGCCACGTCCAGCGCGTCCTGCTGAGGACCATGGTCCGCGCGGCCGCTTCCCCTCCCTGA